A genomic region of Paenibacillus sp. PL2-23 contains the following coding sequences:
- a CDS encoding sugar-binding protein, with protein MKTRRAISLWLTIVMASLSLVGIGPMHEVQAASEPQNLVLNPGFEEDGGYKKPPSRWTVTGSAAFYAQNTQYNDVPRSGGHLGNFYSPDAYQTTVSQTVAVPDGLYNVELWYAAWEYNAGSALTVKTASGHTVSTPFTAHLGKGNYTKAELKDILITGGSATIEIHVDNIGGKPFYIDDVSMTFSKPLVPVEQGEATLYPAPEGMDASALYGVKVNGEASFTYQNVNNHPDTYTSGKGDNVSWTSFAMNGGSVEIEVTKLDGSPIGAAVVRPLDEGIQPAVDGNKLTFTLTKPSKLSVELDGDLKNKLFIFADPPEDASRIPNPEDPQVAVYEPGEHNLNTDGVLQTGKTIYFKPGIHDLGSEATYSLQSGQTVYVAPGAYVIGSFTANGKRDISILGRGVISGEKKSHDGRWGVDGLLVFFNIRAFEIDGPTLLDSPGFNVANYTSISEDPNDLNVYKNVKMIGWRHNTDGIHPIGNSEVEDIFFFGNDDAIDIGQGISYLTVRDVVAWQNKNGSVLLISWNGEYADRVFVDNIDVIHYDTHGGNNGHVILALHGGGNPGDLRNFTIQDVRVEQFNGSSKSFIGLSITKTEFASGKNFGKIGHMYFKDIRIDQPTSGNLISGLPLEEAPDSKVSHLVFDNLTVNGKVVDSLSGAGIMTDATSQDIVFVHNNKVQNWSLEEQDGEHTPTDWTVHGDTDAYRTGKAQGLTLVTEESGRKISNPTGAALGSRYGIHQAAEPYQVSTRQTITGLPADTYSLSAWVKSSGGQNDAAMEISGHGGDPVSVDIPASDSWTKIVLKDVEVSSGTAIIDFKSNANAGNWMYFDHVVFGKQFFYQTATEASGFQAKAVMGTPGLDGFIDPVWEKAPMQKANFLRLGENAVTGFYRLLWDEQYLYLLAQVQSSSPFNTEAEAIWNRDSIEWFLDENHAQGNVYDGDDRHVILDANNQAQAFDQVGLGGVTSVVRQSGSGLVAEVRIPFQAERKIGDVLGFDLQVNSTGGTTERQSITGWSGPQNESDQKPSVWGEVTLSGYEAEAVRGTPTTTEIVDSEWEHVPSVAIDQIRMGDSATTGTLQAMWDADNLYLLADIDGQTDLNMTNSHIWENDSVEFFVNPDNSKRLSYGSKDRHFIVNANNKVQNFDQVGLEGVGTLAQTDGHDYRVMAIIPFTDGLKAGDILGYDSQINSTGGSVNRVSITGWSGAQNLSDASPAVWGSLKLVGYEAEAVKGTPSMELSKLDPIWNGAPSYPINQLRLGTELLEGTFQLMWDDTDLYALIQAEADYVLNHENVNIWERDAAEVFLDEDNSKSLSYSTTDRHLIVSYMNDIRPFKNMDLEGVVTSAKQTEQGFMIAMKIPFQFQHVVGDRIGFDSQLDSTQGTTARQSITGWSGPENMSSTSPSYLGTVTLKDAPPSHDQLAASAIYSDSRTLVAGNPERSRTKASVKGFSEDGGNINLASAVVRYFSDAPHIAKAASDGTITAVTEGEALIWAEVELNGAKVMTNHIGFRVKAPSAMPNLAHNGDFESDTGYANPPSHWTVTGTAGAFYGMGDEYGANQRSGEQVGNFYSNEAFASTVTQTLTQLPSGMYELEFWHKGYGLNSGYGGVRVGEQLYKAALTDTSNTYTKLTVADIEVTDGTASLEFHVNGKKGTPMYLDDIVFRAAAPKSSDADAADLIVAGQYVEGVKPTQTEYVYSLPAGTVNVPSVSAVAYDSKANVQVTLPTALPGTATIVITAEDGTTKKQYQLRMEVKDSSNPQIPSFPVPISGAAGDTQPKVSTQNGTTVIELSKGASRASIPVAQLQGKGMAVKRGAIEVLLDQDTVDAMRAKLGDWAGASVVIELEEAAQAPQAGTNEFGAALKPNGRMYEISVALQSRTGELVKAESKLAGISLSLPYEAAMADEELLGIYYWNEDMKKWQYVGGQLDASQHTIQASLQHFSTYAVMEYRGEFADVPASHWSSRAVQVLAAKGIVHGKTEQHFAPQASVTRAEFMKLLVQALGLTLENGSESTFEDVEAGSWYEPYVRAAQQAGLVQGDDQGRFSPESVITREAMAVLLARAWTIQGTGSWSKEERLAPYTDGNKVSDWAMEEVNTAIQLGLMQGKSGDVFAPGDKVSRAEAAQGIYNFIAKQ; from the coding sequence ATGAAAACAAGGAGGGCAATATCGTTATGGCTGACCATTGTGATGGCGTCGCTTTCACTGGTGGGAATCGGGCCTATGCATGAAGTTCAAGCTGCGAGCGAGCCGCAGAACCTGGTCCTCAATCCCGGCTTTGAGGAGGATGGAGGCTACAAGAAGCCGCCAAGCCGGTGGACAGTAACGGGCAGCGCCGCATTCTACGCTCAGAACACTCAATACAATGATGTGCCAAGAAGCGGGGGGCATCTAGGCAATTTCTACAGTCCGGATGCGTACCAGACGACCGTATCGCAGACCGTCGCTGTACCTGACGGCCTGTACAACGTGGAGCTGTGGTATGCCGCTTGGGAATATAATGCGGGGTCGGCTCTTACGGTGAAGACCGCGAGCGGCCATACGGTCTCCACACCTTTCACAGCCCATCTGGGCAAGGGTAATTATACAAAGGCGGAGCTCAAGGATATTCTGATAACAGGAGGGAGCGCAACGATCGAGATCCATGTGGATAACATTGGAGGCAAGCCCTTCTATATCGACGATGTGAGCATGACCTTCTCGAAGCCCTTGGTTCCTGTGGAGCAGGGAGAGGCTACTCTGTATCCAGCGCCCGAAGGCATGGATGCCTCCGCTTTGTACGGGGTGAAGGTGAATGGCGAAGCATCCTTCACCTACCAGAATGTGAATAACCATCCCGATACGTATACATCCGGCAAAGGTGACAACGTGTCTTGGACAAGCTTCGCCATGAATGGCGGAAGTGTGGAGATTGAGGTCACGAAGCTGGACGGGAGCCCCATTGGAGCAGCGGTGGTACGGCCGCTCGATGAGGGCATACAGCCTGCAGTCGACGGGAACAAGCTGACCTTCACTCTTACAAAGCCGTCCAAGCTGTCCGTAGAGCTGGACGGAGATCTGAAGAACAAGCTGTTCATCTTCGCCGATCCTCCAGAGGATGCTTCCCGCATTCCCAATCCAGAGGATCCCCAAGTAGCGGTATACGAGCCGGGAGAGCATAATCTGAATACGGATGGCGTGCTGCAGACGGGGAAAACGATTTATTTTAAGCCGGGTATCCACGATTTGGGCTCTGAGGCGACCTACAGCCTGCAATCGGGCCAGACGGTGTATGTTGCTCCGGGCGCCTATGTGATCGGCTCCTTCACAGCCAACGGCAAGCGGGATATCTCCATTCTGGGCAGAGGCGTCATATCGGGAGAGAAGAAGTCCCATGACGGGAGATGGGGCGTAGATGGCTTGCTTGTGTTCTTCAACATTCGCGCCTTCGAGATCGACGGTCCTACGCTGCTCGACAGCCCGGGCTTTAACGTAGCCAACTATACGTCAATCTCCGAGGATCCCAATGATCTGAATGTGTATAAGAACGTCAAGATGATTGGCTGGCGCCATAATACTGACGGCATTCATCCTATCGGCAACAGCGAGGTCGAAGATATCTTCTTCTTCGGTAATGACGATGCGATCGATATCGGTCAAGGCATCTCATACCTGACGGTCCGCGATGTGGTAGCCTGGCAGAACAAAAACGGCTCCGTCCTGCTCATCAGCTGGAATGGCGAATACGCGGATCGGGTGTTCGTGGACAATATCGACGTCATTCACTACGACACGCATGGGGGGAACAACGGCCATGTTATTCTAGCTTTGCATGGCGGCGGCAATCCCGGCGATCTTCGCAACTTCACCATACAAGATGTAAGGGTGGAGCAATTCAATGGAAGCTCCAAGAGCTTCATTGGACTCAGTATTACCAAAACGGAGTTTGCCAGCGGCAAAAACTTCGGCAAAATCGGTCATATGTATTTCAAGGATATCCGAATTGATCAGCCTACAAGCGGCAATCTCATAAGCGGTCTGCCTCTGGAGGAGGCGCCTGACAGCAAGGTATCCCATCTGGTCTTCGACAATTTGACCGTGAACGGAAAGGTTGTGGACAGTCTGTCAGGCGCAGGCATCATGACGGACGCCACCTCCCAGGATATTGTGTTCGTGCACAACAACAAAGTGCAGAACTGGAGCCTTGAAGAGCAGGATGGCGAGCATACGCCAACGGACTGGACGGTTCATGGCGATACCGATGCTTATCGGACAGGAAAGGCGCAAGGCTTGACTCTTGTGACGGAGGAGTCCGGCAGGAAGATATCCAATCCAACCGGTGCCGCGTTAGGCTCAAGGTACGGCATTCATCAAGCCGCAGAGCCCTATCAGGTTTCAACACGCCAAACGATAACCGGCTTGCCTGCGGATACGTATTCGCTTAGCGCATGGGTGAAGTCCAGCGGCGGCCAGAATGATGCCGCCATGGAAATCTCCGGTCATGGGGGCGATCCGGTGTCCGTGGATATTCCCGCCTCGGACAGTTGGACAAAGATTGTTCTGAAGGATGTTGAGGTAAGCTCCGGCACAGCTATTATAGACTTTAAGTCTAATGCCAATGCCGGCAACTGGATGTACTTTGATCATGTGGTGTTCGGCAAGCAGTTCTTCTATCAGACAGCGACGGAGGCTTCCGGCTTCCAGGCCAAGGCGGTTATGGGAACGCCGGGTCTCGATGGCTTCATTGATCCCGTGTGGGAGAAGGCGCCCATGCAGAAGGCTAATTTCCTGCGTCTGGGAGAGAATGCCGTAACCGGATTCTATCGATTGCTGTGGGATGAACAATATCTGTACCTGCTGGCACAGGTTCAATCCAGCTCGCCATTTAATACTGAAGCGGAAGCGATCTGGAACAGAGATAGCATTGAATGGTTCCTGGATGAGAATCACGCCCAAGGTAATGTGTATGATGGCGATGACAGGCATGTCATACTGGATGCTAACAATCAAGCACAGGCATTCGATCAGGTGGGGCTGGGCGGCGTGACATCGGTTGTACGCCAAAGCGGCAGCGGATTGGTGGCAGAGGTTCGCATCCCCTTCCAGGCTGAGCGCAAAATCGGAGATGTGCTTGGCTTTGACCTGCAGGTGAACAGCACGGGTGGGACGACTGAGCGGCAATCCATTACGGGATGGTCAGGTCCGCAGAATGAATCGGATCAGAAGCCTTCCGTATGGGGAGAGGTTACTTTATCCGGCTACGAGGCGGAAGCTGTTAGGGGCACGCCGACCACAACCGAAATCGTGGATTCCGAATGGGAGCATGTGCCTTCTGTAGCCATCGATCAGATTCGAATGGGAGATAGCGCGACGACGGGCACCCTTCAAGCGATGTGGGATGCTGACAACCTGTATCTTCTGGCCGACATTGATGGCCAAACGGATTTGAATATGACCAACAGTCATATTTGGGAAAATGATTCCGTCGAGTTTTTTGTGAATCCCGATAACTCCAAGCGGCTGTCTTATGGTTCGAAGGATCGTCATTTTATCGTGAACGCGAACAATAAGGTGCAAAATTTCGATCAGGTGGGACTGGAGGGCGTTGGAACGCTCGCCCAAACGGATGGTCATGACTATCGCGTTATGGCGATCATCCCGTTCACCGATGGGTTAAAGGCGGGAGACATTCTAGGGTATGACAGCCAAATTAACAGCACAGGCGGGTCGGTGAACCGCGTATCCATTACGGGATGGTCCGGCGCGCAGAATTTGTCAGACGCCAGTCCTGCCGTTTGGGGAAGCTTGAAGCTGGTTGGTTATGAAGCGGAGGCGGTGAAGGGTACGCCGTCGATGGAGCTCTCCAAGCTTGATCCGATATGGAATGGTGCGCCATCCTATCCTATCAACCAGCTGCGTCTGGGCACAGAGCTGCTGGAGGGCACGTTCCAGCTGATGTGGGATGATACGGATCTGTATGCGCTCATTCAAGCTGAAGCAGACTATGTGCTGAATCATGAGAATGTGAACATCTGGGAGAGAGATGCCGCTGAGGTATTCCTTGACGAGGATAACAGCAAGAGCCTGAGCTATTCCACGACGGATCGTCATCTTATCGTATCCTATATGAATGATATTCGTCCGTTCAAAAATATGGATTTGGAAGGCGTGGTCACAAGCGCCAAGCAAACCGAGCAAGGCTTTATGATTGCGATGAAGATACCCTTCCAGTTCCAGCATGTTGTCGGGGATCGGATCGGCTTTGATTCGCAGCTGGACAGCACACAAGGCACAACCGCACGCCAGTCCATTACGGGTTGGTCGGGCCCTGAGAACATGTCCAGCACATCGCCGTCTTATCTGGGCACAGTTACGCTGAAGGATGCTCCTCCAAGCCATGATCAATTGGCGGCGTCTGCGATTTATTCCGATTCTCGTACACTGGTCGCAGGCAATCCAGAACGCTCGAGAACTAAGGCTTCCGTCAAGGGCTTCAGCGAGGATGGCGGGAATATCAACCTCGCATCGGCTGTTGTGCGCTACTTCAGCGATGCGCCCCATATTGCGAAGGCGGCTTCAGATGGGACCATCACAGCTGTGACGGAAGGGGAAGCCCTTATCTGGGCTGAGGTAGAGCTGAATGGCGCCAAGGTGATGACGAACCATATTGGCTTCAGAGTGAAGGCTCCGTCTGCTATGCCGAATCTGGCCCATAATGGCGACTTTGAGTCCGATACCGGTTATGCCAATCCGCCGAGCCATTGGACGGTAACAGGCACAGCGGGCGCATTCTACGGTATGGGAGACGAATATGGCGCCAACCAGCGCAGCGGAGAACAGGTGGGCAATTTCTATAGCAATGAGGCATTTGCTTCCACCGTAACACAGACTCTGACGCAATTGCCAAGCGGCATGTATGAGCTGGAGTTTTGGCATAAAGGCTACGGTCTGAACAGCGGCTACGGCGGCGTAAGAGTGGGTGAACAGCTGTACAAGGCCGCCCTGACCGATACGTCGAATACGTATACCAAATTGACCGTAGCTGATATTGAAGTTACAGATGGCACAGCTTCACTGGAGTTTCATGTGAATGGCAAAAAAGGAACGCCTATGTATCTGGACGATATCGTATTCCGCGCGGCTGCTCCCAAGTCCTCGGATGCAGATGCAGCGGATCTGATCGTTGCAGGCCAATACGTGGAGGGAGTTAAGCCTACACAGACCGAATATGTCTATTCCTTGCCGGCGGGTACTGTGAATGTGCCGTCTGTATCGGCTGTAGCGTATGATTCCAAAGCCAATGTTCAGGTAACATTGCCAACGGCCCTGCCGGGGACTGCAACAATTGTGATTACTGCGGAGGACGGGACGACTAAGAAGCAATATCAGCTTCGCATGGAGGTTAAGGATAGCTCCAATCCGCAGATACCGTCATTCCCAGTCCCGATTAGCGGAGCCGCAGGGGATACGCAGCCTAAGGTTAGTACGCAGAATGGCACGACGGTCATTGAGTTGAGCAAGGGAGCAAGCCGTGCTTCCATTCCTGTCGCTCAGCTCCAAGGCAAAGGAATGGCAGTGAAGAGGGGTGCCATTGAAGTCCTGCTGGATCAGGACACGGTGGATGCCATGAGAGCGAAGCTGGGTGACTGGGCAGGAGCGTCAGTGGTAATCGAGCTGGAAGAGGCTGCTCAAGCTCCACAAGCCGGCACCAACGAATTCGGAGCGGCGCTGAAGCCTAATGGACGCATGTATGAGATTAGTGTAGCGCTCCAATCCCGTACTGGCGAGCTGGTTAAAGCGGAAAGCAAGCTTGCAGGGATAAGCTTGAGTCTGCCGTATGAGGCCGCTATGGCGGATGAAGAGCTGCTTGGGATCTATTATTGGAATGAAGACATGAAGAAGTGGCAATATGTTGGCGGTCAGCTGGATGCAAGCCAACATACTATTCAAGCCAGCCTGCAGCATTTCAGCACTTATGCCGTAATGGAATACAGAGGCGAATTCGCTGACGTTCCAGCTTCCCATTGGTCCAGCAGAGCTGTACAGGTGCTGGCAGCCAAAGGTATCGTACACGGCAAGACGGAGCAGCATTTCGCTCCCCAAGCATCTGTCACAAGAGCAGAGTTCATGAAGCTGCTGGTGCAAGCGTTAGGGCTGACGCTTGAGAATGGCTCGGAGTCCACATTCGAGGATGTTGAAGCTGGCTCCTGGTACGAGCCCTATGTCCGCGCGGCTCAGCAAGCAGGACTGGTGCAAGGCGATGATCAAGGCCGATTCTCACCAGAGAGCGTGATAACTAGGGAGGCCATGGCGGTCCTTCTGGCAAGGGCTTGGACCATCCAAGGCACAGGGTCATGGAGCAAGGAAGAGAGGCTCGCCCCATATACCGATGGCAACAAAGTATCGGACTGGGCGATGGAAGAGGTAAATACAGCCATTCAGCTTGGTCTCATGCAAGGCAAGAGCGGGGATGTATTCGCCCCAGGCGACAAGGTGAGCCGCGCTGAAGCGGCGCAAGGCATCTATAACTTTATAGCTAAGCAATAG
- a CDS encoding AraC family transcriptional regulator produces MTTNRWTYNKEHDSDLRFVPELVMLGSDEVRKALPLTEHQHPGCYEFVFIERGKAGWALGEEHYETTAGQVFHSRPGEKHRGSFNVIEPCKFWWLIVEEPAPIGWLGFTTEELMHIQHALAELPRVKHVGWASFEALKRLKHTLLFRNALQSVAVRAALIKAILAIIAPHSGSHEIAADLKLRFEELIERMGKEPEWRPTVNELAQMTGVSSSHFYRTFQSYTGEPPITFAERLRVKEACRQLEGSQDSITDIAYRLGYPSSQHFATVFKRFIGATPSQWRRTR; encoded by the coding sequence ATGACAACAAACCGCTGGACCTATAATAAGGAGCACGATTCGGACTTACGCTTCGTTCCTGAGCTTGTCATGCTGGGATCCGATGAAGTGCGCAAAGCACTGCCTCTCACAGAGCACCAGCATCCAGGCTGTTATGAATTTGTGTTCATTGAACGCGGCAAAGCTGGATGGGCGCTAGGTGAAGAGCACTACGAGACAACAGCAGGACAAGTCTTTCATTCTCGTCCCGGGGAGAAGCATAGGGGAAGCTTTAATGTCATTGAGCCCTGTAAATTTTGGTGGCTTATTGTAGAGGAGCCTGCTCCAATTGGCTGGCTCGGCTTCACGACAGAGGAGCTAATGCATATCCAACATGCATTAGCTGAATTGCCTCGCGTCAAGCACGTTGGATGGGCTTCCTTTGAAGCCCTGAAGAGACTGAAGCACACACTTCTATTCAGGAACGCACTTCAGAGCGTTGCGGTACGAGCTGCATTGATTAAAGCCATACTAGCGATCATTGCTCCACATTCTGGTTCGCACGAAATAGCTGCCGACTTGAAGCTTCGTTTCGAAGAACTAATTGAAAGGATGGGCAAGGAGCCCGAGTGGCGGCCCACGGTCAACGAATTGGCCCAAATGACTGGCGTCAGCTCTTCCCACTTTTATCGTACTTTTCAAAGCTATACAGGTGAACCTCCCATCACCTTTGCCGAAAGACTTCGTGTGAAGGAAGCCTGCCGTCAATTAGAAGGCTCCCAGGATTCCATAACGGATATTGCCTATCGCCTTGGCTACCCCTCCAGCCAGCATTTCGCTACTGTATTCAAGCGCTTTATTGGAGCTACACCGAGTCAGTGGAGAAGGACTAGGTAG